The Sulfurospirillum deleyianum DSM 6946 nucleotide sequence AATGAGGCTTTTCAATAAACTTCATTACCCCTAAAAAAACCAAATACGCCACGCCAATCCACTTAATGATGTTAAAAAGTAAAAGTGAGCTCATAATGAGTGAGCCAAGTCCAATAACCACAATAAACGTTTGCGCAAAAAGCCCCGCTTGTAAACCAAAAATAGCGGCATAAGAGCGCTTGAGTCCATATTTCAACCCATAATTCATCGAAACCACGGCTCCTGCTCCGGGGGAAACACTAATCAAGATAGACGCAACCAACATGGTGAGCCAAATATCCAAAGACATGAAAAAATCCTTACATGTAAAGTTAAGAAGGATTGTACTTCATGGTGACTTAGAAGCCATTAATGTGGTACAATTTTTCAAAATGCATACCACAAGGATAGAGAATGAAAATAGCAATGAGCGGTGCGAGTGGATTTGTTGCCAATGCCTTAAAAAAGAGATTTCCTGATGTTGTGGTGATTGAGCGCAATGACGATGTACAAGCCATCACCCAAAAACTAGAGAGTGTCGATGCGGTGTTTAATCTTGCAGGTGCACCCATTGCAGCACGTTGGGATGAGGCGTATAAAAAAGTGCTCTGGAGCAGTCGCATTGAAACCACCAAAAAGCTCGTTATGGCAATGAATCAAAGTGAGGTTAAACACTTTATCTCCACTTCAGCCGTGGGTATTTACCCAAGTGGTGTCCCCTGCGATGAAAATAGTGAAAAATTGGGCGAGGATTTTTTGGCGCATTTAGCGATTGCATGGGAAGGTGAAGCTCGAAAATGCACCCAAAAAACGACCATTTTACGTTTTGGTGTTGTTTTGGGAGACGGTGGTGCACTCGAGAAGATGCTACCCTCATTTAAAATAGGTCTAGGCGGAATTATTGGCAACGGGGCGATGGTGATGAGCTGGATTGACATTGATGATTTGGTGAATATCTACGCTTTTGTGCTTGAGAAGGGACTTGAGGGGGTCTATAACGCCACCTCTCCTCAACCACTGACCAATTTTCGCTTTACCAAAATGCTCGGAAAAGTGTTGCGTCGCCCCACCTTTTTGCCTGTGCCCTCTTTTATCATTAAAATACTTTTTGGAGAAGGCGCAACCGTGCTTTTAGATAGCAAAGAGGCGTACCCCAAAGCCTTACTTGAAAAAGGTTTTACATTTACGTATGGGGATTTGGAGAACTCCCTTCGTAAAATTCTCGCTTAGCGTCTCTCCAAAAAAAGTCGGATGCCCAAGGCTATCATCACCACACCTGAGAGGGCATCGAGACTTTGACGCACACTTTTTTTGGTGATAAACCCATTGGCAGAGACAATCGTATAAACCAAAATCGCCTGCCAAAGATTGCCCACAATAAAATGAAGTAAAGCCAAAAAGAGCGATTGCGCAAGGGCAGAGTGTTCATGGTTGATAAATTGTGGCAAAAACGCCATGTAAAAAACAACCGCTTTAGGATTTAAGACATTCGATAAAAACCCTTCTCTTAGAGAGACCCAAAAGGAAAAGGAGCGTTTTTCAACAGCTCTTTCTTGCATTTTTCTATGATGCCAAAATGATTTAAGGGAAACCATCCCTAGCCAGATAAGATAAAGCGCTCCTGCAATTTTCAGGGCTGTAAAGGCGTTTGCAGAGTATAAAAGGAGTGCTGAAATCCCCACCGCTGAAAGCGTTGCGTGTACAAATAGCCCCGAACAAATGCCTAAACTTGAAACCAAGCCATCTTTCGCACCTCCTCGAAGTGTGTTTCGAATCACGATCATCGTATCCGCCCCCGGACTCATTGTCAGTAGCGTAATAGCAACCATAAATGTCCATAATTCTAATGGCATTGCATCGACCTCTTTTTTGTAAATTATGTTATTTTACTCCAAAGCGACACAAAATATCTTGACTTATTATTTGAAAATGGTTATCATTTCATAAATTAAAAGAGGTGAACGATGTCTGAGTCCTATTCAACCCTGCAAGAGATAAGCCGACGATTTGACCGTGAAGATTTAGCATTGGTTGCGCACCATCCTGATCTTTGCTTTACCATCAACAGTTATGAACTTTTTACCCACCATGTTTTTACACGGGTCAAACGTCAAAATCCTGACAAATCCATTACACAAGAGTCGTGTCGTATTGTGATTCAAAGTGAAGAATGTGAAGATGCTTTACATCTCTATCCCACATGGAAACGCATTGAAGAGCGTGTAGATTTTGAGGCAACACAGGAGATTGAGCGTGCGATTGAGGTGTTGGCTTCTAGAGAGTGTAAGCATATCTATTTACTCTTTCCTCGCAGTGCCAATTTTAAAAGACATGTGCCGATTCGAAGCCCAAAACTCGATGCGATGGGGTTAGAATATACACTCAAACTTGTACCGTATGTTATTTACTAATTTAAAAGGAGTTTATTTATGAAGACAGGAATTTTTTACGGAAGTACCAATGGAAACACCGCTGATGCGGCACAAAAAATTCAAAAATCGTTCAATGCCGAGTGTCATGATGTGGGTAAATTAAATAACGCAGATGCACTCAATGCGTATGATTTTTTAATTTTAGGAACCTCTACATGGTACGATGGCGATTTGCAAGATGATTGGGATAGTTTTTTGAGCCACCTCAAATCAGCTGATTTAAAAGGTAAAACCATCGCCCTTTTTGGCATGGGTGATCAAGAAAGTTATGGAAGTGATTATGTGAGCGGTATGCGTCAGATTTATGATGTGGTCCTTGAAAAAGGAGCGAACGTGATTGGGGCGTGGGAAGATCAAGGCTACTCGTATGAACACTCCGCTTCCGTGATTGATGGAAAATTTGTCGGACTTGCTTTGGATGAGGACAATCAAAGTGACCTCACTGATGAGCGTATCGCCTCATGGTGCGCCCAATTAAACACTGAGTTGAAAGCAAGCGCATGAGTGCATGTGACATAGTTTGCACTAAGCCAAACCCTACTGCTGGGCGTCAAACGTCAAAAGATGTCAAAAAACCTGAACAAAGCGATGCAATCAAAAATGCAAAAGAGCGACTGCTTTTTTGTAAATGCACGTGCTAAAATCTCGATGAAAAGGCGTCTGCCTTTTCATCTTTACTCTTGAATCGCCACTTTATACGCATAGTAAAAATCCGCATCATACCCTTCCACGGCACACTTTGTCGTTTTACATGTAAGAAATTTTTTCTTCAAAATTAACGCGACAAACATCTCAGGGTCATAAAAACGCAGTTCGTATTTTTTCATATGAGGTTTTTCAATACTAAAGGTATAAATCAGTTTTTTCTTTTCAAAGAGCGCATTAAAGTCATGAACAACATGAATATCCAACTCCTCTTTTCCATTGAAAATATGCATAAAATAACTGTAAGGCTCCAATGTTTTAAAATGGTCTTTTTCCATAAATGCCACTTCATTGGCATCGAGTTTTTTATCTCTGTTTTTATCATAATCCTCCATAAGCATGGAAGAGCTCATCTCATCAAAAACCCAGCGAATATCAATTTTATCGGGCAAAACATCCACATAGGTATCCAAAAAAACATGCGGATGAGCAAAAAGCGAAACAGCACAAAACCATCCCAACAATAGTAACTTTTTCATGCACTAAAACGCCCGTGATGAAACGGGATTGAGTAAAAAGAAAATACCCAAGGCCATCACACACAACACCCCTAAAAGACGTAAAACCCAAAACCAACGAGGCTGTGTAACAACAAGACGTGATTTTTGAAAAGCGTGTACCAAAAGCCCCGCCAAAGAGATGCTAAGCCCCATACCAAGACTCATAAAAAGTGCCGCAATAATGCCTATTTCCATATGCCCTAAGGTTATCGCAAAAAAGCAGAGCGTAATCACCCCAGGACACGGAACAATACCCGCTAAGAGCACCACGCCAAAACGGCTTTTATGGGGTTTAACACGCTCTTTGCTTATCTTTCGTGATTGCCACACTTCATACAACAGCCAAAAGCTCAATAAAACAATAAATGCCCCTGAAATTTGAAACAGCGGAGGATTGACACTGCGAAAAAGCTTCATGGCACTTACCTGAATCAAATAATGTGCCACCAGTGTCACCAAAAGCGCAGACAGCGCATGCACAATAGCAATCAAAAAGCCTAGTTGAAACACATGTATTTTTTTAGAAGGATTTGCCAACACATACCCTGCAACTAAAGCTTTGCCATGCCCTGGTCCTAAGGCATGAAGCACTCCATACGCAAAAGAGAGCGCAAGAATAAGAGCAACAGCGCTACTACTTCCCTCATCTATACTTCGAAAATGGTTGGAAAGTTCAGCGTTAAAATAGCGGTTAGCTTCGGCAAAATAAATTGCAACAGAAGAAAAGGTCATGGCAACTCCAAAAGGTACCCAGAATAATAAGCGTTATCGACTTCTTTTAAGGTATAGTGTAATGATGATTGAATATGCTCAGGTTCTACGAAAAGAGCACATAAAAAAGATTCATCCCAAAAACCAATAGATTTTTTTTGATGTTGATAGGGATGTAAATCAAGAGTGAATTCTATCACAAAAGTATTTTCAAGACGAAAAAGGCGAATTTCTTTAGGATGAAGAATAATCTTTTTCTTTCCTACTAAGAGATGTGTAAAAAAAGAGAACTCTTTTAGAGGATTAAAAACATCTTTTTTAAAAAGTAAAGTCTCTTTTGAATCAAAAACGCCATCGTGATTCACATCAAAATCATTCATTAATCCTTGTGATGTCATTTCATCAAACAACCACTGAATCTTTAATGTATTTTCTGAAATCTTTAAATAAACATCAATATACGTATGAGGATGTGCATAAAGATTGAGAGCACAATAAAAAAAAAGTGAAAAAATCCGTACCATTTAGCATGCTTTTTTCGTAGTCATATCAAGCATTGTATCAAAAGAATACTAAATACAACTCAGTTGCGCCTAACGAGGAGCATAGATGATAATACCTACACCCACAAGCGCAATCGCTCCGCCCAACACCACGCATATCCTTTTTCTTCTCTAAAACACAGCCAAATAAAATAACCACCTCCGATTTCCAACACACCAGCAAGCACAAAATAACTTAATGATTTAAAGATCCATCTTCTTCCTTTTTGTAAAAACCTATGACACCTTTTTTAATTTGATAATAAATATCATATTTAATAAAAATTAAGCTTTCTTGGAGTATTATTTCAATAACAATTATCAAAAAGGAGAAACAATGTCAGCAGTTCTCGTTATCGGTGGCGATAAGATAGATTCCATTACCTCTGTTTTACAAGATTTCTCTTTTGAAAAAGTGACCCATTGGGATGCACGTAACCCTTCTGTGGTTAAAAAAGAGATTCCTCAAGATGTGCAGTTGGTGATTATGCTCACCAATTTTTTGAATCATAACGCCATGAATAAATTTAAAAACGAAGCTAAGCGTAAAGCGATTGAGTTTATTTGTGCAAAACGCTCTGAGAGTTCTGTCTTTTGTGAACTGTGCAAAAAGTACAATCCACATGGATGTATTCTTGATAAAAAATAGTCTAAGCAAGGGTGTTTGTACACCCTTTTGGACACGTAAAGGTTATCGCTAATGTCTTCACCTATGCTTTGCAATGAAAATCTTTTGAATGAATGTGATGTCGTTCGTATGATTCATGAGCGCCACTTTTGGGTGGAGTATGAACCCATTATCGCCATGCATTCAGGAACTATTTTTGGCTATGAAGCGTTGGCTCGTTTTATTTTAAATGAACGACGTATTCCACCTATGCCTGTCTTGATGGTTGCGCATCAAAATCCTGAGCTTTTTTTTCACCTAGAGTCTGAACTCAAAGCCTTGCAACTCTTTCACCGACCCAACAATGCCATGCTTTTTCTCAATCTCGACCCGCACAATTTTAGTGAACCCAAGCACATTGCGTTTTGGAAACAACTTTTCGGCAATGCTCAAGATATTTGTATTGAGATTACGGAAAATACGGACGATATGCAAACGGCTTTTTTATCACATTGCCTCAATGAAATTCAAACGATGGGCTTTCCTATTGCGCAAGATGATATTGGTAACGATGATAAACCCTTTTGTTTTGATTTGACCAGACGAGCGGACTTTTTAAAATTTGACAAAACATGGCTTTTAAAAATAAAACATTGTCCTGATTATCAAGAAATTCTAAAAGGTTTTTTAGCTTTTGCCAAAGCACAAGGAAAACGCTCTATCCTAGAAGGAATAGAAACGGAAGGTGACT carries:
- a CDS encoding TIGR01777 family oxidoreductase; this encodes MKIAMSGASGFVANALKKRFPDVVVIERNDDVQAITQKLESVDAVFNLAGAPIAARWDEAYKKVLWSSRIETTKKLVMAMNQSEVKHFISTSAVGIYPSGVPCDENSEKLGEDFLAHLAIAWEGEARKCTQKTTILRFGVVLGDGGALEKMLPSFKIGLGGIIGNGAMVMSWIDIDDLVNIYAFVLEKGLEGVYNATSPQPLTNFRFTKMLGKVLRRPTFLPVPSFIIKILFGEGATVLLDSKEAYPKALLEKGFTFTYGDLENSLRKILA
- a CDS encoding LysE family translocator, which produces MPLELWTFMVAITLLTMSPGADTMIVIRNTLRGGAKDGLVSSLGICSGLFVHATLSAVGISALLLYSANAFTALKIAGALYLIWLGMVSLKSFWHHRKMQERAVEKRSFSFWVSLREGFLSNVLNPKAVVFYMAFLPQFINHEHSALAQSLFLALLHFIVGNLWQAILVYTIVSANGFITKKSVRQSLDALSGVVMIALGIRLFLERR
- a CDS encoding flavodoxin encodes the protein MKTGIFYGSTNGNTADAAQKIQKSFNAECHDVGKLNNADALNAYDFLILGTSTWYDGDLQDDWDSFLSHLKSADLKGKTIALFGMGDQESYGSDYVSGMRQIYDVVLEKGANVIGAWEDQGYSYEHSASVIDGKFVGLALDEDNQSDLTDERIASWCAQLNTELKASA
- a CDS encoding DUF1007 family protein gives rise to the protein MKKLLLLGWFCAVSLFAHPHVFLDTYVDVLPDKIDIRWVFDEMSSSMLMEDYDKNRDKKLDANEVAFMEKDHFKTLEPYSYFMHIFNGKEELDIHVVHDFNALFEKKKLIYTFSIEKPHMKKYELRFYDPEMFVALILKKKFLTCKTTKCAVEGYDADFYYAYKVAIQE
- a CDS encoding nickel/cobalt transporter yields the protein MTFSSVAIYFAEANRYFNAELSNHFRSIDEGSSSAVALILALSFAYGVLHALGPGHGKALVAGYVLANPSKKIHVFQLGFLIAIVHALSALLVTLVAHYLIQVSAMKLFRSVNPPLFQISGAFIVLLSFWLLYEVWQSRKISKERVKPHKSRFGVVLLAGIVPCPGVITLCFFAITLGHMEIGIIAALFMSLGMGLSISLAGLLVHAFQKSRLVVTQPRWFWVLRLLGVLCVMALGIFFLLNPVSSRAF
- a CDS encoding DUF1007 family protein, which translates into the protein MVRIFSLFFYCALNLYAHPHTYIDVYLKISENTLKIQWLFDEMTSQGLMNDFDVNHDGVFDSKETLLFKKDVFNPLKEFSFFTHLLVGKKKIILHPKEIRLFRLENTFVIEFTLDLHPYQHQKKSIGFWDESFLCALFVEPEHIQSSLHYTLKEVDNAYYSGYLLELP
- a CDS encoding DUF2325 domain-containing protein, whose amino-acid sequence is MSAVLVIGGDKIDSITSVLQDFSFEKVTHWDARNPSVVKKEIPQDVQLVIMLTNFLNHNAMNKFKNEAKRKAIEFICAKRSESSVFCELCKKYNPHGCILDKK
- a CDS encoding EAL domain-containing protein; the encoded protein is MSSPMLCNENLLNECDVVRMIHERHFWVEYEPIIAMHSGTIFGYEALARFILNERRIPPMPVLMVAHQNPELFFHLESELKALQLFHRPNNAMLFLNLDPHNFSEPKHIAFWKQLFGNAQDICIEITENTDDMQTAFLSHCLNEIQTMGFPIAQDDIGNDDKPFCFDLTRRADFLKFDKTWLLKIKHCPDYQEILKGFLAFAKAQGKRSILEGIETEGDFLLARDLGVDFVQGYLFKHLNHHSC